From the genome of Xyrauchen texanus isolate HMW12.3.18 chromosome 7, RBS_HiC_50CHRs, whole genome shotgun sequence:
AGGAGGACTCCAATATCATGATCAGTGACTTTGGCCTGTCTAAGATCGAGGACTCAGGGAGTGTGATGTCAACGGCCTGTGGAACGCCAGGATACGTAGGTATGAATAAGgactatttaaatgttttctgtccatctttacCACAGTTCTGTAATCTGACGGTTATTTAGAGTCTCTCAGTCTTTTGAAATTCCAACAAGTGTTATTAGTTTTAAAGTGCTTtgtctccctctgtctctttgatgctgcgctgaatttcCACTAAGCTCAAAATATAAGTGAACTGAATAGAAAAAGGATCACTGaaagcttctctctctctttcacttgcTCTTTTTATCAGCTCCTGAGGTCTTGGCTCAGAAACCATACAGTAAAGCTGTGGACTGTTGGTCTATAGGAGTGATTTCCTATATTCTGTAAGTGTTTTTTGATCTACACTACCAGTAAAATATTTGGACACACTTTATCGTTtttaattattactattttccccATTTAGTAAAGTCTTTTTCCTCAATTCCTCAAAGTAGCCACCTGCTTTCTTTTCCTTCACTATGGTCTAACCATTTTAGTCAtccattttaatttgtttcaaatgaaaattcaagaaagaaagtaattcatgCATAGGCAAAATTAAGATGTCAAGCCTTTAATCATAAGCCTTTAAATCAAAGGTTTTtaagaaacataaattcagtcatggctactgtattccattattataatatattttagttttttgcataCAAATGAACAATGGTGTTGTGCAGATTTACATGTATCTGTGTAGTTTATgtaaacactgtttttttttgCAGCTTATGTGGCTATCCTCCATTTTATGACGAAAACGACGCCAAACTGTTTGAACAGATTCTAAAAGCAGAGTATGAGTTTGATTCTCCATACTGGGACGACATCTCTGACTCAGGTGGTTCTTCAGTCACGTGGAATCTTTTCTTAAGATCCTGTATTTATTACAGACAGGATAGTTCTGGCTCTAAACGTTTGCTGGATGAGCCACATTCCAAGCCATTATAAAATAGACAATAATATACTGCACAGAAACAAATGTTAACCTAAATATGTGCTTCAGAAGGTAGCATCTAAATGaattggtttgattcaagtaaaaaaagtattatttaacatgtctgaatCAACTTTTTGATTCAAAATGAACTTTACGGATTAGATCAGGTCGTAATAGACCCAAAAGATTTCTTCTTTTTACATTGTGTATGAAAGAACTgtatttattgtgattattatgcttaataataaacatgattatttattgaacattgttatctttttattatgttttaatggtGGAAGGttcttgaatatttttatatttctttacagCCAAGGATTTCATCGGCCACTTGATGGAGAAAGACCCATCTGGGAGATACACATGTGAGCAGGCTTTACAGCACCCATGGTAGGTTTACCTTAAAATACATGCTCTGCATATTTTGGCTTCACCCTTGATAATCGCAGTAATATCCTGTTCCTCTATTCACCAAAATTGCAAAGTAACCCATCCCACCTCTGATTTTGAAGGATTTCTGGAGATACGGCTCTGGATAAGAACATTCATGAGTCTGTCAGCGCTCAGATCAAGAAGAACTTTGCCAAAAGTAAATGGAAGGTCAGAATCTCACAATATTAGTCCAACAGATCTGCATCACATTCTTCACACTTAGCTTGGCGAGTTGAGTTTGAGGATAACTTGGCATAATCTTGGGATATGTTGCACTGATAACATTGTGGAATAAAAACCTCAAACAACTTCATTTTTATGCCCAGCTACTAAAACGTACTTGGTGAACCAAGTTAACCACACTTAGGCGGCTGTGTCTCAGTtgatagagcgggtcggccactaatcgcagggttggtggtttgaatcctggcccacacaactccacatgccgaagtgtccttgggcaagacactgaatcccaagttgctcccaatggcaggctagcaccttgcatggtagcCCTGCCGCCATGTgcgtgtgaatgagtgaatgagtcacagtgtaaagctctttgaataccgttaaggttaaaaaggcgctatataagtgcagaccatttaccatatacatgttcaaaaacaaatatactttttttacTGAAAGGCATTCCCTTCCATATTAAGGTCATCTTCTTACAGAAATGTTCTAGAAGATGCTTAAAAACATATGTTTGAGGCATGTtcttgcttatatttttgccCTTGTAGCAAGCATTTAATGCAACAGCAGTGGTCAGACACATGCGGAGACTGCAGCTGAGCACCAGCCTTGAGGGGCCGAGCCAAATTACCACCACCGGCCCCTACCACAGACACCTGCTCCTCCCTGCCAAAGAGCTCGAcaatgaggaggaagaggaggaggaagagcaaAGCAGTATGTTTGAGACTTGTCAAAGCCAGATAAAATGAAAAAGGCTCTTTCCCAATTTGCATAATGTACATGGTAAATAGTATGTGAAATAAGAATTAGTGTCCCAAAATCATAGTATATTGAAAATGGTTGGCCCAAATGGCATACTATTTCCAGTGGATTTTATAAGTATGCTTTTAGGGCTAGTACTGTCCACGTCCCCTTGCAAAACAGAAGAGGAGTTTTTAATGGTTGTAAAaaaaagggggcctgggtagctcagcatgtattgaggctgactaccacccctggagtcgcaagttcgaatctagggtgtgcttagtgactccagccaggtctcctaagcaaccaaattggcccggtttctagagagggtagagtcacatagggtaacctcctcgtggtcatgattagtggttcttgctctcaaaggggtgcatggtaagttgtgcgtggatcgcggagagtagcatgtgcctccacatgctggAGTCTCCGCAGTTTCatacacaacgagccacatgataagatgcgtggattgaatgtctcagaaacggaggtaactgagacttgtcctccaccacctggattgaggcgagtaaccatgccaccacgaggacctagtaagtagtgggaattgggcatttaaaATTaggagaaaattattttttttttaatggtggtaGACAAACAGCGAGGATAAGCTGCCAcaaccattttaaaatgtatgaaccTAAAAGTTAAAGGGGATTTGTGTAAGTTTTGCACCACTAGTTCCAtcaaaacatttgttaaaataaaacacGCTCCCTGTTTTCCATTGATCAAAAACAATGGCAGAGCCAAGGTAAATTTTGTCGAGCTCATttgggccactcaaacaaacaaacaaacaaacagattgcaATTTAATTTGGTACCAAATTATTCCAAAATGATTTCTTCCCAGTATACCGCACAgaattttaaatgacaaaacatttacaaattggaATTTgctaatgttttgacattttatttaataagctTGAAATGTTCATAGGCTATAAgaatgtgtgtttttaaagaCACATATAATTATATTAAGTTGATCCTGTCTTTTTACTGTTCGTTTTCATGTAGAATTTTCTGTTTAGGTTCTCCCAGTTCAGATGGGCGAAGAGGCAGTGCGGACCGGGATAGTCTTAGAAGCTGTGCTTACTGCTGTCGACCAACCAGCAGGATCTGAAGTAGAACTCTGAGCCTAGCACAACGCAGAAGCCACACATGCACCCCTACCACACCAGTCTAATCCGGAACACAGAGCTTTCCTGGTAGCATGCGCTAGATGGAGCTAGTGCTGATGGTGGAAAGCTCACATTTGAAAGGAAAAGACATTGGGTATATCATTGACAGATAAGTAACTCCTCTATGGCCATGTACACAATGCAAAGTTTTGGGAGTGACAACCACAATTGCGGGAGTGAATCCCGCAAGAGAGGAGACAGAATGGTTGACATAGTGATAACCATAGCAGTTTTGTCATCTCACATCTATAaataaggccacgtccacactaatctgtttcaaactgtttaaataattttttaaacagaagcactgttttatttgttttataaagacCCTATGAATTCAAAATTAGAGTTTTGCAGTTTTAAGTCAATGTCTGTTTGCTTTGAGGTCATCAATATGCTAGTTGACAAAATTagcttttagcagatatacacatttaaaatgtacagtttttcttttctgggaaaatagaccaaaaatattaatatatcatcttgcactccacagatttttgtccaatcaaatgttctCCAGAATGAGGATGTTCCTCCCCCTAATATCACGTGCTATTAACTATCAAGTAACAAGTCATGGCACATGGTTGTGATGTAATTAAAGCCTATTCGCTATTTTAAAAAAATGGGATGAGCCTTTTGATATTCCcccacccaaacttcctgtttcaatagaaaacatgtcaacacaggaaagaaaaatcaGATTATTTTGGGAGGGAACACGATTTTTGTAGCTGTCATTCCAGAAAAAATTACCAAAATCTGTGTGTACAAAagagaatttaaaggaatattccgggttcagtacaagttaagctcaatcgacagcatttgtggcataatattgattatcacataaaataattttgacttgccttttctttaaaaaaaaaaagtgcacatacaatggaagtgaatggggccaatccgttaacattaaaatactcactgttttaaaagtttagccagaagatatacaaaatatgcataataacatgattttagtgtgataaaatcgcttagtACATATTTCTGTGAAAGGGTATAACCAATTTACAACTTCGGTTCCATTGACGATGTAATTTCAACAAACCCTTAAactctaaaacgactgtaaaaaatatttaaacaactttatagctcagataatacatgtgttttaaagtaagtgcttttaataaattttaaggttcacatttctgcctttaaacactcaaaAAAGGGCCCCATTTGATTTCATTGTAAGTACCCCACTGTaagttacatttttgcttttttttttaagaatgctgCTGATTactcttaacttgtattgaacctggaatattcttttaagcacTCAGAAGAAGAGTGAGTGACAACAGAATTTAGCTGCAATGTGTACGTGGCCTATTTCAACCATAATTTATTTTGTCTGAATAATATTTCTGTACCCCAACCAAAGACAGTTAAAACTGTGTTTATTTAAgttgtatatttattttcattttcattttcattattataattattttaagagTTATTGATATTCAGGTCCGTTCCCCGTAGCAAATTAGTTATAtacaataatgtattatttttaatgtctTAATATAAATAAGCACCACTTGTATGAAGACTTGTTCAGGCTTTCAGGCTAAATTCATGGCAATGAAAGGTATAGTCATTTTATCTTTCTAAGACTGATTGATGACATTTTCTAGCCTTAATTCattgtgttgtttgttttgtaagGTTTGTTAGATATAGTTGTCTGTATCCTTGATTCTGTGCTCTGGTTCAGACTGGCTTTCTTTAGTGCAAATCAGTGGGGACAAAGTTTTGGGAATGAGTGTGTTGGAGTCAGAGTTTTGTTATTATTGCTCAAACTGAGATCCTATAATCTTGTTTTGTGAGTAAACCTGTAAATGACATGGACATCTGGACAGAACAGGGGTTAATCGGCCACTGGGTTAAGAGATTTGAACTACAGTCCAGGTAAATTTTTACACCCAGATTAAATGCAATTCTAAACCTGGATAAACTCCATTTTTAATAAAGATTTCATCTCAGTCTAGTATTAGACTTTGTGGGGCAAAAGCAATCCTACTGGGAGTAGGGAAGAGACTGTAGCTCTGTTACAAAACCTAGCTGCCTACATTTTAATTTGCTCCAGAAGGTATGCAGCAACATGATGCTGTTCACACCGAaggcataaattaatatcagtttTCCcagagggggtggggggtggttgAAATATTTTGTGATTGGATGCATGTTGTGTGAGCTGATTGGTTGATTGGTTACAGTTCTTATATTTGGTTCACTGCCCATAATCTGTACTTTTCTCTTGTGCAGAAGATGTCTAATGTTTGCATGACCTCGTAAATATGTTTACAAGAGCGATGATCAAAATATAAAACATAGATATACTTATTAATATCATTACCACTATGCTAATtgcaaacagaaagacagaaactATTGCTGTCATATGTCAATGCATATACTTTGGTACTTGACTGAATCTGTATCTTCTTTGGTTTTTTTCTTTGCgaaatatatgttatattttaaaacaaaaaatttaattttagattATCGTAAGGACTAAGTGCTGGCCTTACTCTCAAAACTGGAACAATGCAAGAACATGTGTCACCTTGTTCATCAGTATATCATATCAGTGCCAATGAGAGCACATGACTTACTTGAACCCATCAATTCTAAAAATGATGAATATTTTGCTATTTCACCCCTAAAAGTTTTCCCACTTAAACTTGTTTTCATACAGTTATACGATAAATTGAAACTCCATCCTtctaatttaaaggtgcactcagtaacttttgtctttgtgtcatcttagacttacactgacaccttgcGGCTTGgctgcagcataatttaaaatcaatagttttcagtttcagatgccattgtagaaatggccatgtgattctaatatggcagcccccatgcGTGGACCCTCACCATGTagaataaactgattttaaaaggttactgatatgactggagtcttcattttaatgtgagtggtcatgatttcctacttatattgcaaaattacaactcatgtctttaggagttcttTAGGAtaacttttttaatgaattactgagtgcacctgtaACTGTATCATGTATTTGTTCAACTAATTGTTGGAATTGTGTCattgttattaaaatgtttataaacagtgttgggtaagttactcaaaataagtaatccactacaaattactaatgacttatctaaaaatgtaatcagattgctTTACTGAATACTTCatataaaagtaatcacattactaattattttacttttaagttactttctaaatcacttttcctaGAAAAGGTTTTCCGCTCAAATTCTATATTTCGtcacacacccttcagctgtcgcAGAAAAGCTAACAGATATACATGTGAATTAATGTTTTATATGTATTACACATACTTCTTGAGCACAAGTAATGTACTCAAAATTAATTACTTCAATTGAAagacagtaactgtaatctgattacagttacttCAATTGAAagacagtaactgtaatctgattacaataatttaacatttaatgcattacactacctttttacttaaaagtaatttgattacagtaattaattacattgtaaccagatacacccaacactgtgtatatatataaattatatatatttcaatatttaatttagcaCTGCTTCAAGTGAAAtaatcaattaaataattaaacaaatagaaCAGTCAATTGAGCAGTTCAACAATCAGTTGAAAGTTTAATTATGCaaactaaatataatattttttggcTTTGATCATTATTATTAAGTTTTTCATTGTTAATTCCTCACCTGTGCGAATATGACATTTCATTTGgtttcacaatgaagtatgcaCAATTTTCCATTTCAGAAGGGAGGGGggacaaaaatacagtatgtgtataatACATGATTATGAGGTATACATATATTGTATATCTTTTTTGTAAAAGCTACAAAGGTATGGATGCAATGCATCATGTATTATCGACGGAATTGCAAAGAGCCAATGATTTGTACCCGTAAAGATATACAGGTAGTAGCACGTTATAAATAAACACTCCTTGTCTATGCATTGTGTGTTCAGTGATATCATTGTGTACAGTGCAAATAAAGTTCACATTGAAGTGCTATGCAAAGGCAGACTGTGGTTGGTAATTTAGAGATTGCTCAAACACGCCCAGACATAAACACTTTCTTAATTGTTTTGCATTTCTCAAAATCCCTTTATTTAAAActattacaaaatgtataaaaaatatttacacaatacTAGTTTGGTGTTGTTAGTCTAAACAATATTTCTGAGTTCCAAATCATGCGATTCGTGATGTCAGAATTATATGAGTGGGAAGATAGAAAGAAGCTATGTTAAAGGCCACATAAACAAGAAGTATAATTCAAACTAACAATTGCTCACTTGTATTAGAACATTTTGATATCATCACGCAGAATGATGTACTGCATATTGTATACTGACATTTAAAAATAGGATGTGAAACACTATGCATTATGTAACAGTAAACATTTCAAAAAGAAGTATGCAGCATAAACATAATACTCTTAATTTTTAAGTCagtgagtgtttttttgtttagtaaTAAACTCATAATTTAGTAAAATAATCTTTAATCCAAATTTGTGTTTTAACTTTTAGATGTCCAACCTAATAGTCTATAAAGAGATGCTGAAATTTGTATTCCGTGCAAACCaaaaacatgtacagtatactTATTGCAGACTGTGCAAATAGTATGAGTAGCTTTCGAACATACCCTGTGATAAAAACATGTACCATTCAAGCATAAACctcaatttaaattcaaatttccTGGATTGAATGTGATTATTTACAGTTTACAGACATATTGCATTGTGATTTGTGGAGTTATGTGAACGTGTTTTTTGTCAAACCTTTGTTAGGAATTTGATGAAGCGAATGGCAgatctttttttaatatttcatccAATAAATCTACATTAAGAATCAAAAACTATATAAAGTGCTACTATATTTGGAGTTACTCTGTTCCTGTGTGTGTCTTTGATTATGATTACAAAATCTTAATCAAAACATAAGTTGCAGTACAGGAAGTCTTATTAGATCATTACAAGTGCTTAACAAAGTATCTTAATACTGATGTACCATAGCCCACATTCAAAATACT
Proteins encoded in this window:
- the LOC127647030 gene encoding calcium/calmodulin-dependent protein kinase type 1-like isoform X1, with translation MPLGEDENGWKKKTADIKENYDFKEVLGTGAFSEVFLAEEKKTQRLVAIKCIPKKALEGKEHSIENEIVVLHRIKHENIVSLEDIFESQSHLYLVMQLVSGGELFDRIVEKGFYTERDASKLIRQILDAVKYLHDMGIVHRDLKPENLLYYSMEEDSNIMISDFGLSKIEDSGSVMSTACGTPGYVAPEVLAQKPYSKAVDCWSIGVISYILLCGYPPFYDENDAKLFEQILKAEYEFDSPYWDDISDSAKDFIGHLMEKDPSGRYTCEQALQHPWISGDTALDKNIHESVSAQIKKNFAKSKWKQAFNATAVVRHMRRLQLSTSLEGPSQITTTGPYHRHLLLPAKELDNEEEEEEEEQSSSPSSDGRRGSADRDSLRSCAYCCRPTSRI
- the LOC127647030 gene encoding calcium/calmodulin-dependent protein kinase type 1-like isoform X2, with translation MPLGEDENGWKKKTADIKENYDFKEVLGTGAFSEVFLAEEKKTQRLVAIKCIPKKALEGKEHSIENEIVVLHRIKHENIVSLEDIFESQSHLYLVMQLVSGGELFDRIVEKGFYTERDASKLIRQILDAVKYLHDMGIVHRDLKPENLLYYSMEEDSNIMISDFGLSKIEDSGSVMSTACGTPGYVAPEVLAQKPYSKAVDCWSIGVISYILLCGYPPFYDENDAKLFEQILKAEYEFDSPYWDDISDSAKDFIGHLMEKDPSGRYTCEQALQHPWISGDTALDKNIHESVSAQIKKNFAKSKWKQAFNATAVVRHMRRLQLSTSLEGPSQITTTGPYHRHLLLPAKELDNEEEEEEEEQSKFSV